In a single window of the Vitis vinifera cultivar Pinot Noir 40024 chromosome 6, ASM3070453v1 genome:
- the LOC100251275 gene encoding uncharacterized protein LOC100251275 isoform X1: MEREGGGEDDIVCLDGSFFINDDYQLTKFTFGSQVLELFCLHSASTDFDLTGQLVWPGAMLLNDYLSKNAEILRGCSVIELGSGVGVTGILCSRFCHEVVLTDHNEEVLKILNKNIELHTSSENRNCTGLVAKKLEWGSSTQIKQILDEHSGGFDLVLGADICFQQSSIPLLFDTVAQLLHVRRGQCKFILAYVSRAKILDAMVTNEAISHGMQISEVVGTRTIVGNLEGVIYEITLQ, from the exons ATGGAGAGGGAAGGAGGAGGAGAAGATGATATTGTGTGCTTGGATGGGTCCTTTTTCATCAATGACGA TTACCAGCTCACCAAATTCACATTTGGGTCTCAAGTTCTTGAGCTCTTTTGTCTCCACTCTGCTTCAA CTGATTTTGATTTGACGGGACAATTGGTATGGCCTGGTGCCATGTTGTTGAATGATTATCTTTCAAAGAATGCTGAGATTCTCCGAGGATGTTCTGTTATTGAGTTAGGCTCTGGTGTTG GTGTTACTGGAATTCTCTGCAGCAGATTTTGCCATGAAGTTGTGTTGACTGACCATAATGAGGAAGTCCTCAAG ATCCTGAACAAAAATATAGAGCTCCATACGTCTTCTGAGAATCGTAATTGCACTG GACTGGTAGCCAAAAAGCTAGAATGGGGAAGTTCTACCCAGATCAAACAAATTTTAGATGAACATTCGGGGGGTTTTGACCTCGTTCTTGGGGCGGACATAT GCTTTCAGCAGTCTAGCATTCCCTTACTTTTTGATACTGTGGCACAGCTCCTACATGTTAGAAGAGGACAATGCAAATTCATTCTCGCCTATGTATCACGAGCTAAGAT CTTGGATGCAATGGTTACAAATGAAGCTATTAGTCATGGGATGCAGATAAGTGAGGTAGTTGGGACCCGAACTATAGTGGGAAATCTTGAGGGAGTTATATATGAGATCACTCTTCAGTAG
- the LOC100251275 gene encoding uncharacterized protein LOC100251275 isoform X2 has translation MILCAWMGPFSSMTTDFDLTGQLVWPGAMLLNDYLSKNAEILRGCSVIELGSGVGVTGILCSRFCHEVVLTDHNEEVLKILNKNIELHTSSENRNCTGLVAKKLEWGSSTQIKQILDEHSGGFDLVLGADICFQQSSIPLLFDTVAQLLHVRRGQCKFILAYVSRAKILDAMVTNEAISHGMQISEVVGTRTIVGNLEGVIYEITLQ, from the exons ATGATATTGTGTGCTTGGATGGGTCCTTTTTCATCAATGACGA CTGATTTTGATTTGACGGGACAATTGGTATGGCCTGGTGCCATGTTGTTGAATGATTATCTTTCAAAGAATGCTGAGATTCTCCGAGGATGTTCTGTTATTGAGTTAGGCTCTGGTGTTG GTGTTACTGGAATTCTCTGCAGCAGATTTTGCCATGAAGTTGTGTTGACTGACCATAATGAGGAAGTCCTCAAG ATCCTGAACAAAAATATAGAGCTCCATACGTCTTCTGAGAATCGTAATTGCACTG GACTGGTAGCCAAAAAGCTAGAATGGGGAAGTTCTACCCAGATCAAACAAATTTTAGATGAACATTCGGGGGGTTTTGACCTCGTTCTTGGGGCGGACATAT GCTTTCAGCAGTCTAGCATTCCCTTACTTTTTGATACTGTGGCACAGCTCCTACATGTTAGAAGAGGACAATGCAAATTCATTCTCGCCTATGTATCACGAGCTAAGAT CTTGGATGCAATGGTTACAAATGAAGCTATTAGTCATGGGATGCAGATAAGTGAGGTAGTTGGGACCCGAACTATAGTGGGAAATCTTGAGGGAGTTATATATGAGATCACTCTTCAGTAG